The genomic interval TTTCAAGCCTGAAAGTCAGGTCTGGGACATGTTGAGAGGGAAGTATCATGAGTAATCAGGCTGTGCTGTGGGAAGGCGCTATTCATCCGCAAATCAAAACGGCGTTACCGGGCCCCAAAACCAGGGCGTTGATTGAAAAGGACAGCCAGTATCTGTCCCCCTCTTATACCCGGGGCTACCCGTTATCCATTCAACGGGGCTATGGGGCCATGGTGGTGGATATGGATGACAATGTTTTTCTGGATTATTGCGCAGGCATTGCCGTGTGTTCCACCGGGCATTCCCACCCGGAAGTGGTGAAGGCCATTCAGGAGCAGGCCGCCCAGTTTTTGCACATGTCCGGTACGGATTTTTATTACACCGGCATGGCTGACTTGGCCCAAAAGCTGGCGGAAACCACCCCCGGTTCTCCCGATAAAAAAGTGTTCTTCGGCAATTCCGGCACCGAGGCCAATGAGGCGGCTTTAAAGCTGGCCCGGTATCATACGGGGCGTAAAAATTACATTTCCTTTTACCGCAGTTTTCATGGCCGTACTTATGGCTCCATGTCGGTCAGTACCAGCAAGGCCATTCAGCGGAAGCAGTTTACCCCGCTGATGCCCGGGGTCTTTCACGCCCATTACCCTTACTTTTACCGGGATATTTTCCAGAGCGAAACGCCAGAGGTGTGCGCTCAGGCTTGCCTGAATTATATTGAGGATTATATTTTTAAAATGCTGACCCCGCCGGATGAGGTGGCCGCCTTCATAGTGGAGCCTATTCAGGGCGAGGGTGGGTATGTGATGCCGCCTGCTTCTTTTTTAACCGGCTTGCAAGCGCTGGCCCGCAAGCATGGGATTTTGATTATTGCCGATGAGGTGCAGGCGGGCATGGGTCGCACCGGCCAGATTTGGGCCTCTCAGCTCTATCCCGGCTTTGAGCCGGATATCATGACCAGCGCCAAGGGGTTGGCCTCCGGCATGCCTTTGGGGGCCTGCATTGCCCGTTTCGACATTATGGACTGGGCACCGGGTAGTCATGCCACCACCTTTGGCGGGAATCCGGTCAGTTGCGCCGCCGCCTTGAAGACCTTTGAGTTACTGGAAAATGGCTTGCTGGAGAACGTGCGGGTGCAGGGGGCCTATCTCAAGGCTGGCTTGCAGGCTCTGGCCGCACGTGGCGATGTGATTGGCGAGGTGCGGGGCGAAGGGCTCATGCTGGGCATTGAAATCGTGGAATCGAAGGCCAGCAAGGCCAAAGCGCCAGACTTGCGCAACCGCATTGTGGATGAGTGCTTTTACCATGGCCTGCTCATTCTGGGTTGCGGAGAAAATTCCATCCGCTTTAGCCCTCCCTTGGTGATTTGTCAGGAGCAAACCGATAGCGCTCTAGCCATTCTGGAAGCGGTGCTGAAAAAACTGGCCTGACATGTTACGCTGGGGACTTTTGCGCTTCGGGCAGTCTGATGTAGGCTTTGATCGCATTCAAGTTCTGAGCGGGGATGCCGATAGGGTCATTAAGCAATCTGGTTTGAGAGCGTATGACTGACCCCAAGGCATCCGGCCATCAACGCCGCTGGTACGATGAAATTCCCAATCTGTCCCAGGCGATTCATATTAGCCAGGCTTTACCGCCGGAAGTGCAAGCCATCATCGCTCGTCAGTTGAATGAGGCCATTAATCAGCATCGTAAAAATCGCCGGGCGGACAAGCACGCATTCTCCCTCGGGGGGAGCCGAACCCTGGGCTTATACCGGGCCAGTTACAGGCGTCGCTGGTATGACCCCAACCCCTTAACCCATCGGGCCTTCAATTTAATGAGCAGTATTCCGGATGCCTATCTGGAGGCTCTGGCAATGCGAATCTTAACCACTGCCCAGCAAGTGGCGCAACAGAAGAAGTCCTCACCGTGGTACTCCGAGGAGTCCGCATGGGCTGATGAGGTTGGGGGCATTTTGCGGCAAAGCCCATTGGCCATGAGCCAGCGAAAGGACGGGTTGCGGTTAACCCGCGATTATCGCAGTCGCCCGACAGGCTAGGGTAATTGTTCGGCCAGACCGTTTGCAAGCGGCATGCGCGCTCGTGTTCAGGGCACGGGAAGCAAAGGGTAAATAAGGGATGAACAAAGGGTAGGCGGGTGGGAATGGCTGCGATACAATGAGTACGGGTTGACAGGTCTGCTGCCCGGGCGGGCTTTTTCCCCGGTTTGGACCCAAAAGAGGTGATTGAACATGGGTGTGGTTGAACGATTCCAGAGCATAGTGCCCATTGATAACCCATCGGGCCGGGAGTCCGCCATTCGGCAGGCCATTGAAGCGGCTTTGCGGGAAATGGGAATCTCGGATTGTAGTGTGGACGCTGCCGGAAATCTGTTCGTGCGGGTGCCGGGAAATTCGGGTAAAAAAACCATTATGCTCTCCGCGCACATGGACAGTGTTCCGCCTTGCGAGGGCATTGTACCCGTTCGGGATGAGCGGGCCGGGCGTCCTATTATCCGCTCGGAAGGGCGTACCATCCTTGGGGCCGATGACAAGTCCGGCATCGCCGTGGCCCTGGAGGTGGTTAGTCAACTGGCCCAGCAAGGCTTTCGGGAGAATCATCCGCTGGAGCTGTTTTTTTCCACCGGGGAGGAAGTGGGCCTGACCGGGGCCAAGGGCTTTGATATGAAGCAGGTGAGGGCCAGCTATTGCTACGTGTTGGATGGGGAAGGCCGGGTGGGGCTGATTTTTAACGCCGGGCCCTCGCAGGAGAATATCCAGATTGATTGTACGGGCCGGGCCGCTCACGCCGGGATTGCCCCGGAGGCGGGCATCAGCGCCATCCAGATGGGGGCGGCCTTGTGCGCCCAATTGCCCAGCGGTCGGCTGGCGGAGGACTTGACCTGCAATCTGGGGGTGATTCAGGGGGGCAGCGCCATGAACATTGTGGCCCCGGCCCTTTCTGTCAAAGGGGAAATGCGCAGTCATAACGAGGACAAATTAAGCCAGCTTCTGGGCACATATCAAACCGTTTGTCGGCAGGTGGAGGAGCGCTTTGCCGGTGGCTCGGTGGCCCTGAAAAATGTGCGTCGCTACGATCGCTTTTACGTGGACCCTGAGCAAGTGGTGATTCAGCGGGCGGTGCAGCATTGCGATGCGCTCAATCTGAGTCCTCAGTTGGCCCCAATGAATATTGGTTCCGATGCGCATATTTTGAACCGGAATGGTCTGCCCACGGTGGTGTTGGGCATGGGGTTTCATTATTCCCACAGCTTGGGAGAATTTATTTTCTGCGAAGAGCTGGAGCAAGTGTGCCAGCTGGTGCAGCGGTTGGTGGCTTGAGAACGCTCTCTTGAAATTCGGGGTTTACATTTCTTAAAGTTCTAACATCGAAACGGAAACGCCTGTTTTTATGCAAGTGTAAGCGACAAGCTACAAAGTTTTTCCACTACTTCTATCTACCTACTTTTCAAATCTACTCAGACAAAAAGTTTACCCGCCTCGGCGGGTTTTTTATTGCAAAGGCCAGCCCTTACTTTGACCCTGCGACTTGGCGTACAATAGAAAGGTTGAACCACCCAACCACGGCAATGTGTGTATGGTCGTCCTACCTCTTTTTTCCAGACAAGCTGGCTTGACCAAGCCGCTGATTGGCCTTTTGGCAGTCCTGATTGGCGTGCCTTGGGTGAGTAATACCATCTGGGCTCAAGACGCCATGCCGCAAACGGGTTTGCCGCTGACCCAGGTCAAGATGGGAGGGCGTCAATATTTGCTGGAGGTGGCCTCTACCCCGCAGCAGGCGCAAACAGGGCTGATGTATCGAACTTCGCTGCCTGTCAATGGCGGTATGTTGTTTCGGTTTCAGGAAACCCGCCCGGTGGCCTTCTGGATGAAAAACACCCTGATTCCGCTGGACATGGTGTTTATTCAGGCCGGGCGAGTGGTGCATATCGCCCATCAGGCTCAGCCTTGCCAGCAGGAGCCTTGTCCGATCTACTCCTCTCAAAAACCGGTGGATATGGTGATTGAACTGCCGGGAGGCACCGCCCGCAAGCATCATATTCAGGCTGGCGCCACAGTCCGATTGAGACCACTGGCTCAGGCTGTCCCGGCCCCCATGGCTTCTTCCGTGTCAAAACAGTAAAGGCTTATGACCCCTTCAGAATCCTCAATGTCCAAGCATTCGCTGGTCAATGTGACCGCTCCCCGGTTTATGCTGGAGCGCTTTCTGGAAACCGACTGGTTTCATCAGTTTGTGCGGGGCTTTGAGGCCAAGTTACATCATGCTTCCGCGGTTTTGCCGGAAGCGCATCTGGAAAATCTGGCCCATCCTTCGATCAAAGCGTTGACCATTGCCGCTACTTTCGAGCGACTGAATCAGCCCTTGGTGGTGGTCTGCCCCGATCCGCAAACGGCGGTGAAGTATGAATTTGAATTAAACCAGTTTCTCACTGAAAAAGTGGAGCGCTACCCGGCGGAAGATTTTTCGCCTTACGATTTGTCGGTGTTTCCGGTGCAGGCCCTCAAAAGCCAGTACCGTATCCTCAACCGGCTCAAGCAGGCCGAGCCTTTTGTGTTGCTGGTTTCTCCCAAAAATCTGCTGATCAAGCACTTGTCGCTGGAAGAGCTGGACGCCTACGCCATCAAGCTGCAACAGGGGCAGGTGATTTCTCCAGAGGCGGTGGTGGAGCAATGTCTGGCCTTGGGGTATGTGCGTAGCAGCATGATTATGGACCCCGGTGAATTTAGCAGCCGGGGCGATATTTTTGACCTGTACCCGGTCAACGGGGAGCCGGTGCGCATCGAGTTTTTTGGGGACACTATCGAGAATATCCGCATCATTGACGTGGACAACCAGCGCTCCATTGAACGGGTGCATGAGGTGGTGGCCATTCCCCGCTCGGGCTTGGTGTTGAATGCCGAAAATCGTGGGCGTTTGCCGGACTTGCTGCATCAGCGCTTGACGGTGCAGAAGAAGCATCTCTCCGGGGTGGAGCTGGAAGGTCTGCAAATGACCCTGGAGAACCAGATTCAGGGGCTGGAGCAATCGTTTTTGCCGGATGGCATTGATTATTACGCCCCCTTGCTGCATCAGGACTATAAAACCATCATTGATTACATTCCCAGGACGGCCATCGTGGTCATGGATGACTGGGCCTTGTTGGAAAACAATCTGGCGGGCCTGTCGGATCGCCTCAGGACCCAGGTCAGTCAGGGGCTGGAAAAAGGCCGTCTGCTGGATTTGGGCTTTGAGTACCACTGGACGGACGCCGAAGCGCTCACTCAGTTAAAGTCGCACGTGGCAGGCCGCATTTTTCTGGACACTCTGCCTCTCAGCGGGGACGGGCAGTTGGCTGAAACCACGGCGGGCCTGGAGCGCTGCGCGCTGGATGTCATTGGGGCCGAGCAGTTCAAGGCCGATATGCCCAAGGCCTGCGAGCATTTTCATCAGTTGCGCCGCCAGCAGGTACAGATTTTCATCAGTACCGATCACCCCCAGCGGGTGCTGGATGCCTGCAAGGAATGGGACGTCCCTGCCACGTACTGGACGGAGGAGGGCTTGGACCCCACCACCCTGCTGTCTGAAAGCCGGGATGTGATTATTTCCAAAATCGGCCCGCAGGATGGCTTTGTGCTGCCTGCTGAAAAAATCGCCCACTTCACGGACACCGAGCTGTACGGGCGTCGCCTGAAACGGGTCATGACGGCCAAGACCAAGCCTTCCAAGCGGGAAGACATCGATGTCATCAACTCCATTCACGATTTGCGCATGGGCGACTACGTGGTACATGCCAAGCACGGGATTGGCCAGTTTGTCGAGCTGACCAGCATCGTTATTGACGGCGAGAAGCGGGAGTACCTGAGCATCCAGTACGCTTCCAGCGACAAGCTGCATGTGCCCATTGACCAGTTGAACCTCCTGTCCCGCTACCGCGGCGCCGGTGAGAAACCGCCCAAACTTAGCAAAATGGGCGGCATGGAGTGGAGCAAGGTCAAGTCCAAGGTCAAAAAGTCCATTCAGGTCATCGCCCGTGATTTGCAGGCCCTGTACGCCGCCCGGGCCAAGGCACGGGGGCACCAGTTCGAGCCGGATACCCCCTGGCAGGTGGAAATGGAAGAGGCTTTTCCCTACACGGAAACCCCCGATCAGTGGCAGGCCATTCAGGACACCAAGCGGGATATGGAATCCGACAAGCCCATGGATCGCCTGATATGCGGGGACGTGGGCTTTGGAAAAACCGAGGTAGCCATCCGGGCCATATTCAAGTGCATTCTATCCGGCAAACAGGCTGCCGTGCTGGTCCCAACCACCATTTTGGCTCAGCAGCACTTCAATACGCTGGTGGAGCGCTTGTCCCCCTACCCCATGCGGGTGGGCTTGCTCAGCCGGTTTCGCTCCCCGCAGGAGCAAAAAGAGGTCATTGCCCGCCTGAGCATTGGGGAGTGCGACGTGGTGGTGGGCACCCATCGCCTGCTGCAAAAGGATATCAAGTTCAAGAATCTGGGCCTGGTGGTGGTGGATGAGGAACAGCGCTTCGGGGTGGCCCACAAGGAGAAAATGAAGCAGCTCAAGACCGAGGTGGACGTGCTGACCCTGTCGGCCACACCCATTCCCCGCACGCTGTATATGGCCCTCTCCGGTATTCGGGAAATGTCGGTCATCAACACCCCGCCCATCAACCGGGCGCCCATTAAAACCTTCGTGGGGCCGTACAACCCGGCCCAAATCCGCATGGCCATCCTGCAAGAGGTGGATCGGGGCGGACAGGTGTACTTTATGCACAACCGGGTGCAGACCATCTACGCCAAGCTGGAGGAATTACAGGCCCTGGTGCCGGAAGTACGCTTTGCCGTGGGTCACGGGCAAATGAACGAGCGTGATTTGGAAAACGTGATGCTGGATTTCGCCCAGCACCAGTACGATGTGCTGCTGTGTACCACCATCATTGAAAGCGGTCTGGACATTCCCAGCGCCAACACC from Vampirovibrio chlorellavorus carries:
- a CDS encoding M20/M25/M40 family metallo-hydrolase, with amino-acid sequence MGVVERFQSIVPIDNPSGRESAIRQAIEAALREMGISDCSVDAAGNLFVRVPGNSGKKTIMLSAHMDSVPPCEGIVPVRDERAGRPIIRSEGRTILGADDKSGIAVALEVVSQLAQQGFRENHPLELFFSTGEEVGLTGAKGFDMKQVRASYCYVLDGEGRVGLIFNAGPSQENIQIDCTGRAAHAGIAPEAGISAIQMGAALCAQLPSGRLAEDLTCNLGVIQGGSAMNIVAPALSVKGEMRSHNEDKLSQLLGTYQTVCRQVEERFAGGSVALKNVRRYDRFYVDPEQVVIQRAVQHCDALNLSPQLAPMNIGSDAHILNRNGLPTVVLGMGFHYSHSLGEFIFCEELEQVCQLVQRLVA
- a CDS encoding acetyl ornithine aminotransferase family protein, encoding MSNQAVLWEGAIHPQIKTALPGPKTRALIEKDSQYLSPSYTRGYPLSIQRGYGAMVVDMDDNVFLDYCAGIAVCSTGHSHPEVVKAIQEQAAQFLHMSGTDFYYTGMADLAQKLAETTPGSPDKKVFFGNSGTEANEAALKLARYHTGRKNYISFYRSFHGRTYGSMSVSTSKAIQRKQFTPLMPGVFHAHYPYFYRDIFQSETPEVCAQACLNYIEDYIFKMLTPPDEVAAFIVEPIQGEGGYVMPPASFLTGLQALARKHGILIIADEVQAGMGRTGQIWASQLYPGFEPDIMTSAKGLASGMPLGACIARFDIMDWAPGSHATTFGGNPVSCAAALKTFELLENGLLENVRVQGAYLKAGLQALAARGDVIGEVRGEGLMLGIEIVESKASKAKAPDLRNRIVDECFYHGLLILGCGENSIRFSPPLVICQEQTDSALAILEAVLKKLA
- the mfd gene encoding transcription-repair coupling factor, whose amino-acid sequence is MSKHSLVNVTAPRFMLERFLETDWFHQFVRGFEAKLHHASAVLPEAHLENLAHPSIKALTIAATFERLNQPLVVVCPDPQTAVKYEFELNQFLTEKVERYPAEDFSPYDLSVFPVQALKSQYRILNRLKQAEPFVLLVSPKNLLIKHLSLEELDAYAIKLQQGQVISPEAVVEQCLALGYVRSSMIMDPGEFSSRGDIFDLYPVNGEPVRIEFFGDTIENIRIIDVDNQRSIERVHEVVAIPRSGLVLNAENRGRLPDLLHQRLTVQKKHLSGVELEGLQMTLENQIQGLEQSFLPDGIDYYAPLLHQDYKTIIDYIPRTAIVVMDDWALLENNLAGLSDRLRTQVSQGLEKGRLLDLGFEYHWTDAEALTQLKSHVAGRIFLDTLPLSGDGQLAETTAGLERCALDVIGAEQFKADMPKACEHFHQLRRQQVQIFISTDHPQRVLDACKEWDVPATYWTEEGLDPTTLLSESRDVIISKIGPQDGFVLPAEKIAHFTDTELYGRRLKRVMTAKTKPSKREDIDVINSIHDLRMGDYVVHAKHGIGQFVELTSIVIDGEKREYLSIQYASSDKLHVPIDQLNLLSRYRGAGEKPPKLSKMGGMEWSKVKSKVKKSIQVIARDLQALYAARAKARGHQFEPDTPWQVEMEEAFPYTETPDQWQAIQDTKRDMESDKPMDRLICGDVGFGKTEVAIRAIFKCILSGKQAAVLVPTTILAQQHFNTLVERLSPYPMRVGLLSRFRSPQEQKEVIARLSIGECDVVVGTHRLLQKDIKFKNLGLVVVDEEQRFGVAHKEKMKQLKTEVDVLTLSATPIPRTLYMALSGIREMSVINTPPINRAPIKTFVGPYNPAQIRMAILQEVDRGGQVYFMHNRVQTIYAKLEELQALVPEVRFAVGHGQMNERDLENVMLDFAQHQYDVLLCTTIIESGLDIPSANTIILDRADRLGLAQLYQIRGRVGRSNVQAYAYCYYDPERNLTEDARDRLRAIREFTSLGSGYQIALRDLEIRGVGNVLGSEQHGHMVAVGFDLYCQMLEESIHELQTGEVAEEKEPAIIDINVTALIPDKWVGDRDVKLMEYKRLASVDSELAIEIIQAEWKDRFGDIPKQTQMLVNLVRLRILATALNIPQVRADDESLRITVPYTLQEWLFLQKQLPVDIGRKARWVPGVTSKQGSLPVLIVKLLAMTGEDQVEFLTELFTHLHKIINETAKAGY
- a CDS encoding DUF192 domain-containing protein; amino-acid sequence: MVVLPLFSRQAGLTKPLIGLLAVLIGVPWVSNTIWAQDAMPQTGLPLTQVKMGGRQYLLEVASTPQQAQTGLMYRTSLPVNGGMLFRFQETRPVAFWMKNTLIPLDMVFIQAGRVVHIAHQAQPCQQEPCPIYSSQKPVDMVIELPGGTARKHHIQAGATVRLRPLAQAVPAPMASSVSKQ